The DNA window CCGGGATGCCCGGCTGCCCCGAGCACAGCCTGGGGATCTTGTTGTCTTCCAGCTGCACCGAGCTGcccacgaggaggaggaggaggaggaagaggaggagcagcttCATCTCGTCTGccgtgggggggctgcaggggggcagaGAAACATAACAGCTCCGCAGACCCCTGCACGCAGGGCTCGAAACGGGCAGGCAACCAccaccctgcagctgcccccccttctttttttttttccccttttttttgcctttttggcAAGTGCTCGGGGCCGGCTGCACCTGCCGCAGCATCTCCGTTGCCCACCCCCGAGCCAAAAATCTTTGGGGGGGCGCCGCGGGCAGCGGGTGGCACGGGGAGGGGACCCTGAGGGGACACCCGCAGGAGGTGCCGGCTGCGTGTAGGGGCTCGGAGCGGCCGTGGCAGCTCTGAgcctggttttggggtgctgcaggaggaagatgagggtTCAGGTCATGCGTGGTGGGGCGGCAGCTCGGGGAACTCCAAGAGTTTGGGGAACTCGAGGAGCTCGGGGCTGCGGCACGGCCCTGCCCTTGGCAGCATCCCCACAGCCGGCGGCTCCGCTCGGCTCCCGGCTGGCTCCCCGCGGCAcagccagctggggctgcagcatcccGAGTTTTATGGGGCCGTTTCGGGACCACCCTACAGCCAGGACCACCCTGAGGGCCGGGAccaccccgctgcccccagccctcttGGCTACCGGCGCAGCGTTGGCCCCTCTCTCCCCGTGGCCTTGCTTCTCGTCCCCTTGGTGAAcggggaggaaaaaggaggaggaaaggggctTCTCCTCCACCCCGCTGCCGCAGCCGGGACCCCCATAGGGTCCCCACTCACCGCTCCTGCgctgcggcggggccgggctgcgggcTCTTCCCCAGCTCCTCGCTCTGACGAAGGCCCTCGGAGAGGCAGCCTCTCcccccctctctcctccccacGTCTCTCCTCCCAAACTCCAAAGGAAATCGCCACGGGCCCCGGGAGCCAAAAGCTACaagacaaggggaaaaaaaaaaaaaaggagaaaaaaaaaaaaaaagaaaaataatccccACGGTGTGGGAAGCGCGGttgggcagggggaagggagaggaggagcgGGGCGAAAACCACCCTGCTGGGGGCAGatggaggggggaaaaggggagaaaatggcCCAAGGAAGAGCGGGATGGGAGAAAGGGCAGGAGAGGGGAGCCCAGCGGAGGCAGGCAGCTTGGAAGAGGGACGTGGAGCCCTCGTGGAGCCCTCGGTGCCCCAGCTGTGAGCAGGGATGAGGCACGGAGAGGGCTCAGGGCGCACACAAGTTGGCACCGCCACCctgggggcacccatgggtgctggaggagctgcctggggggctgtggcagcaggcagggatcCCCAGGGTGTGCACCTGGGTGCTTTTTGGGGAGCCCCCAGGCTGCCTTTAACCCCCTCCAGCACCGGGAGCACCCAGGGGACACTGCTGGGGGGGTGGCACCCGTGGGTGtgggtgcccagggctgggtgctggcacgGGGCCACCTGGCTCCTCGCCCCCCTCACCCCAGGTGTGATGGGGTTGGAGTTTTTGGCTAGCTGGTGGCTGGATTATGGCCACGGGGCGTTGCCAGCCCTGTGGCCAGCGGGGTGGCCTGtggccagcacagccagcacgGCCACAGCCCTGGCTGGAGCAGGAGTTCCCTGCTGTGGGGTTGCTGGCACCAGACCCCCTCCCCGAGCCCTCCACCAGGATCCTCAGCAGCTCACGCTGTTTATTCTGCCGGCTCCGGGGtcttggggacacggggaccctcAATTTGGGGGGCATTAACCCTTCCCCTGCCGGGCAGCAGCTGTCGGAGAGGCTGGGCAGAGCCTGGAGATGCTGAGACCCCCATGGGGGCAGCTCCAACCCCTGGGCACGGACCCCCACCATAAATCTTTCCCCGTAGCAAGTCCAGGGAGGGGCAGCCCCTCTCCAGGGACTCAGTCCTGGGGGAAATCCCATGGCACCGGGGTGCTGAGCCCTAAGAGGATGCCCTGGCTCTGGGGCAGGACACGACAGGAGTTGgaagaaggggagaggaaggtttggggcaGGAGGGTTCGCGCTGGGGGGCTCAGGGCTGGAAGCACTCCACGGGGTCGCTGGAGTCGGGCAGGATGTTGCAGTTGATGGGCCAGAGGATGCCGAGGAGCCCCAGGGACTGCTGGCAGCGCAGCTCAGCCGCCAGGCAGACGGCACGGCAGGGCTGCAGGACGCCTCCGTCCGGGGTGCATTTGGGCACGAAGAGGCTGCAGATGAGGAGCCGGAGGTGCTGGTAGCAGGCCAGCTCCATCAGCGTCTGCGGGACGGCGCTGGGTGAGCGTGGCACGGGGTGGGCGAGCTTGGCACGGGGTGGCCgagccgcccccagcccccccggctcACCTGGTAGTCCTGCAGCACCTCGGCGGCCCCCTCCTGGTCCGGGATGGCCAGCCAGATGTTGGGGAAGGAGGTGGCGTTGtagcccagccccaggcacatCTCCACCTCCACGGGCTCGCAGACGGAGCCTGCCGCATGGAGAGGTGCTGCGCTTCTGGCACCGGCaccggcggggagggggcaccgctTTCCGGGGGATCCCCTGGGGGTGGGTTTAGGGGGAAAGGGGTGAAATCCCTCCAGATGGGGCTCACCGAAGGCCGGGTAGGAGACCCTGGTGCAGTTGAGCTCGTCGGTGCCGTCGGGGCAGTCGTGCCAGCCGTCACACACCGACTCCAGCGCCCGGCACTCGCCGTTGCCGCAGGAGAACTCGGCAGGGCTGCAGGTCTctgcggggcgggggggacggggggggacaAAGGGACAGTTTTGCTCAGCCTCGGCCTTGAACCCCGCCGGGGACGGGCCGCACAGCCCTGCCACCTACTCTCCGTGGCGTTGCGGGCTTGGTAGGTGGCGAAGAAGCCGTCGTCTGCCACTCCTTCATCCGCCACGAACAGCACGGTCATGACGTGGCGCGAGGAGGTCAGGGCAGGTGGCAGCTGGTGGCCGCAGAACCTGCGGGGCCACGGGGCAAAGGATGGGGTCAGACGGGCAACGGGGCCACCCGGGATGCCCCCAAAACCCGTCCTTTAGCAGCACGTCCTTGCCAGCCCTTGGTTTCCCCGGCTGAGCCGTGGGAGCtggatttggggaggggagggggggggtacCTGCCCATCAGGCTGGCGGCCCCGGTGCCGGCGCTGTCGTGCACCTCCACGAAGTCGAAGCTGCAGTCCTCGTGCGGCTCCAGGCTGAAGTTGTGGAAGCGCAGATCCACCACGTGGCCCACGGGCACCGAGATCTGCCACAGGCACAGCTACCGGGGCGGGGGGACACCGTCAAGCCGGGCAGGGGCACCCGCTGACCCCTCAGATGGGAGGaagccttcctccccacccaccctcctcctcctcctcctcctcctcctccccctcggCTCACCTGCTGGTGCGGGTAGGGCTGGGGATGGCTGGGGGTGGAGAAATGCCCCTCCAGGGCTGTCAGCGGGCCCCCGCACTCTGGGGACACACACACCATGGGGCTGTACCCCCGGCCCCTTTCCTTACGCCCCATTtctcccccccgtcccccctcCCCGGGCCCACCTTTGTGCTTCAGGCTGCAGTTGGCCTCGTCGCTGCGGTCCTCGCAGTCGTGGAAGCCGTCGCAGACGAAGCCCAGGCGGATGCAAAGCCCTCGGTCACACAAATGCTCGTCCCAGGCGCAGCTCTCTGCGGGGTACCAGGGCGCAGGGCTGGTGGCCGTGCTCTGCGCACCccctgccccaaatcccctgcTCCTGGGAAGGTTTTGGGGGTGCTCACTCTCATCGGGGGCCACGGCACGGTAGTGGGCGCTGAAGCCGGGTGCGCCCACGCTGCCGTCGGAGACGAAGGTGACGCGCAGGAGGTTGGAGTTGGTGTTGAAGGTGGGGGGCACCACGTTGCCGCAGAACCTGGGGGGACCATCCCGAAGCGTCTCCtctcgcccccaccc is part of the Anas platyrhynchos isolate ZD024472 breed Pekin duck chromosome 25, IASCAAS_PekinDuck_T2T, whole genome shotgun sequence genome and encodes:
- the MFRP gene encoding membrane frizzled-related protein yields the protein MKDFTEITLCPEALEHSKTKFCNPVFKGEEPPGTSPDKDGVSPTAPQDGLGRQLWGRVGGRYRADCRFTWLCVALMSAVLLFLIALLLAIVIHQLTSPRPPSSPAAALPARGTTTSPAAPTPRPPPAPKTTSTPTWSQPRAASTPPPPACGGTLRGPEGSFSSPNHPGPYPPHALCVWHIEVAAGLAIQLRMEAFSVEGTASCLFDRLELYEEQGDGAAEPAPARGGTARFCGNVVPPTFNTNSNLLRVTFVSDGSVGAPGFSAHYRAVAPDEKSCAWDEHLCDRGLCIRLGFVCDGFHDCEDRSDEANCSLKHKECGGPLTALEGHFSTPSHPQPYPHQQLCLWQISVPVGHVVDLRFHNFSLEPHEDCSFDFVEVHDSAGTGAASLMGRFCGHQLPPALTSSRHVMTVLFVADEGVADDGFFATYQARNATEKTCSPAEFSCGNGECRALESVCDGWHDCPDGTDELNCTRVSYPAFGSVCEPVEVEMCLGLGYNATSFPNIWLAIPDQEGAAEVLQDYQTLMELACYQHLRLLICSLFVPKCTPDGGVLQPCRAVCLAAELRCQQSLGLLGILWPINCNILPDSSDPVECFQP